The following are encoded together in the Microbacterium hatanonis genome:
- a CDS encoding nucleoside hydrolase translates to MASSRPPLDPQKQWVLVDTDTGLDDAHSLLYLLAQPDVEIVGITTIYGNTPVEDSARNVRTVLRLAEREDIPVHLGEYAPLEGEASIADFVHGVDGLGDRFERAELRVEDETAVDYIVRIANEHPGKVDLHPLGPLTNIAKALERDPELFLKYRSVVIMGGAGPYPAPGGATLTDANTANDRRAAEIVFGAANRGNVVMVGVNVTATAILDEHVYASLRAIDTAWAQFSAGVLDAYNDFYQYKWGRRISSAHDGLSTVILHRPEIVTGWIEGPVDFTPYGGSLATRVALTNDGLPLVWGTPDGAVTRAVTSFDAAQFRRRFVHALAYGTSRAPLDPAGRAAPAGWANGRPAGE, encoded by the coding sequence ATGGCATCGTCCCGACCGCCGCTGGATCCGCAGAAGCAGTGGGTGCTGGTCGACACCGACACGGGTCTCGACGACGCTCATTCGCTTCTCTATCTGCTCGCCCAGCCCGACGTCGAGATCGTCGGCATCACCACGATCTACGGCAACACCCCGGTGGAGGACTCCGCGCGGAACGTGCGTACCGTGCTGCGCCTCGCGGAGCGCGAGGACATCCCCGTGCACCTGGGGGAATATGCGCCGCTGGAGGGCGAGGCGAGCATCGCCGACTTCGTGCACGGCGTCGACGGGCTCGGCGACCGGTTCGAGCGGGCCGAGCTCCGCGTCGAGGACGAGACCGCCGTCGACTACATCGTGCGCATCGCGAACGAGCATCCGGGCAAGGTCGATCTTCACCCGCTCGGGCCGCTGACGAACATCGCGAAGGCGCTCGAGCGCGACCCGGAGCTGTTCCTGAAGTACCGGTCGGTCGTCATCATGGGGGGCGCGGGCCCCTACCCCGCACCGGGCGGCGCGACCCTGACCGACGCCAACACCGCGAACGACCGTCGCGCGGCCGAGATCGTCTTCGGGGCCGCGAACCGGGGCAACGTTGTGATGGTGGGGGTCAACGTCACCGCCACGGCGATCCTCGACGAGCACGTCTACGCCTCGCTGCGCGCGATCGACACCGCGTGGGCGCAGTTCTCGGCCGGGGTGCTCGACGCCTACAACGACTTCTACCAGTACAAGTGGGGGCGGCGGATCTCGTCGGCGCACGACGGCCTGTCGACCGTGATCCTCCATCGCCCCGAGATCGTCACGGGGTGGATCGAGGGCCCGGTCGACTTCACGCCGTACGGAGGATCGCTCGCCACGCGGGTCGCACTGACGAACGACGGCCTCCCGCTCGTGTGGGGAACCCCCGACGGTGCCGTGACCCGGGCCGTCACATCGTTCGATGCCGCCCAGTTCCGGCGCCGGTTCGTGCACGCCCTCGCGTACGGCACCTCGCGGGCCCCGCTCGACCCTGCAGGACGTGCTGCGCCCGCCGGCTGGGCGAACGGGCGCCCCGCCGGCGAGTGA
- a CDS encoding NtaA/DmoA family FMN-dependent monooxygenase (This protein belongs to a clade of FMN-dependent monooxygenases, within a broader family of flavin-dependent oxidoreductases, the luciferase-like monooxygenase (LMM) family, some of whose members use coenzyme F420 rather than FMN.), producing the protein MSLADPRPLLFGLYEQACIGNGSGAVSLWTHPADERLTATGMRYWIDLARRAEEAEFDLFFFGDVLGMYDTYRGSEATAVEWGVELPAQDPLLHIPALAAVTERIAFGATVSTTYEHPFAHARRFSTLDHLTAGRIAWNIVTSYLPGAAANFGLDVLAHDQRYDRADEFLDVVYKLWEHSWSDDAFVGSKETGLFAHPDRVRRVDHVGEHFRVAGPHLSIPSPQRTPVLIQAGWSPRGREFAARHAELIFVGDSDPVAVREGLAGIRARAAEIGRDPSEIRAVVGMNLVVAPTRIAVQEKLDGFQSHYSSEAQLAAYAGWGGVDFSQYADDEPLIKQSTTHTQTKETRADAPVLTAGDVRRRFGAVTAFADDRFIGTPGEVADNIGRFVEESGVDGFLLHQFVSPGSLEDFATLLAPELRSRGLYGGFPTEGTLRSRLRSDRRDRLPADHPAVSGVR; encoded by the coding sequence ATGTCGCTCGCTGACCCCCGCCCGCTCCTGTTCGGCCTCTACGAGCAGGCATGCATCGGCAACGGCTCCGGTGCCGTGAGCCTGTGGACCCATCCGGCCGACGAGCGGCTCACCGCGACCGGCATGCGGTACTGGATCGACCTCGCCCGCCGCGCGGAGGAGGCCGAGTTCGACCTGTTCTTCTTCGGCGACGTGCTCGGCATGTACGACACCTATCGCGGGTCGGAGGCGACGGCCGTCGAGTGGGGCGTCGAGCTCCCCGCCCAAGACCCGCTGCTCCACATCCCGGCCCTCGCCGCGGTGACCGAGCGGATCGCCTTCGGCGCCACGGTGTCCACGACCTACGAGCACCCGTTCGCTCACGCGCGGCGCTTCAGCACGCTCGACCACCTCACCGCCGGACGCATCGCGTGGAACATCGTGACGTCCTACCTTCCGGGTGCGGCCGCGAACTTCGGCCTCGATGTGCTCGCGCACGACCAGCGCTACGACCGCGCCGACGAGTTCCTCGACGTCGTCTACAAGCTGTGGGAGCACAGCTGGAGCGACGACGCGTTCGTCGGAAGCAAGGAGACGGGCCTGTTCGCGCACCCCGACCGGGTGCGCCGGGTCGACCACGTGGGCGAGCACTTCCGCGTGGCGGGTCCTCACCTCAGCATCCCCTCCCCCCAACGCACGCCCGTGCTGATCCAGGCCGGATGGTCACCGCGAGGGCGGGAGTTCGCCGCGCGGCACGCGGAGCTGATCTTCGTCGGCGACTCCGACCCGGTCGCCGTCCGCGAGGGGCTCGCCGGCATCCGCGCCCGCGCCGCCGAGATCGGTCGCGACCCGTCGGAGATCCGCGCCGTGGTCGGGATGAACCTCGTCGTGGCGCCGACGCGCATCGCCGTGCAGGAGAAGCTCGACGGCTTCCAGTCGCACTACTCCTCGGAGGCGCAGCTCGCGGCGTACGCCGGATGGGGCGGCGTGGACTTCTCGCAGTACGCCGACGACGAGCCGCTGATCAAGCAGTCGACCACGCACACGCAGACGAAGGAGACGCGGGCCGATGCGCCGGTGCTGACCGCCGGCGACGTCCGCCGTCGGTTCGGTGCGGTCACGGCGTTCGCCGACGACCGCTTCATCGGCACGCCCGGCGAGGTGGCCGACAACATCGGCCGATTCGTGGAGGAGTCGGGCGTCGACGGCTTCCTCCTCCACCAGTTCGTCTCGCCCGGCTCGCTCGAAGACTTCGCGACGCTCCTCGCCCCCGAGCTGCGCTCGCGCGGGCTCTACGGCGGGTTCCCCACCGAGGGGACGCTCCGCTCGCGCCTGCGCAGCGACCGCCGCGATCGCCTCCCGGCCGACCACCCCGCCGTATCGGGCGTGCGCTGA
- a CDS encoding amidohydrolase family protein — protein MTLTLHRARVVLPVDAPPIADGAVLVDGDTIAAVGTHDALSAAVRDRPDVERLEWDGVLTPGLVNAHTHLQYTDMAEVGRGRYDGFESWMNAFMELYPLPRDWAASAAEGARLAIASGTTAVAEIVTDIDAAAVVHEAGLHGVAYWEVLGWTDAAWAVDGRSTVVEQLRVLPTPPDAGLSPHAIYSLDTGVLRDLAGLAAELGVRQHIHAAESAWEDAYVRSGTGDLANRWRTLGRGDFALLRDGGAGHGVIPYLDSVGALTPQTHLAHVIYVDAEDRRMLRERGVSVALCPRSNAVIGLAPPPIGHYLREGNRIAVGTDSLSSSPSLNVLDDVAALYSLARQQGYAEPDLHERLFAAATLGGATALGLSDATVPTGSIRAGSRADLAVFPVDARTPADALAELVEHGSPRSLATIIAGRRHRPDTPDAQTETAHVAR, from the coding sequence ATGACCCTGACCCTTCATCGCGCACGCGTCGTCCTCCCGGTCGACGCCCCTCCGATCGCCGACGGAGCCGTCCTGGTCGACGGCGACACCATCGCCGCCGTCGGCACCCACGATGCGCTCTCGGCCGCCGTGCGCGACCGCCCCGACGTGGAGCGTCTCGAATGGGACGGCGTGCTCACACCCGGGCTCGTGAACGCCCACACCCACCTGCAGTACACCGACATGGCCGAGGTGGGGCGGGGGCGCTACGACGGGTTCGAGTCGTGGATGAACGCGTTCATGGAGCTCTACCCGCTGCCGCGGGACTGGGCGGCGTCGGCCGCGGAGGGCGCCCGGCTCGCGATCGCGTCGGGCACGACCGCCGTCGCCGAGATCGTCACCGACATCGACGCGGCCGCGGTCGTGCACGAGGCCGGCCTCCACGGGGTCGCCTACTGGGAGGTGCTGGGCTGGACCGACGCCGCCTGGGCCGTCGACGGGCGCAGCACCGTCGTCGAGCAGCTGCGGGTTCTGCCGACACCACCCGACGCCGGGCTGTCGCCGCACGCGATCTACTCGCTCGACACCGGGGTGCTCCGCGATCTCGCGGGCCTGGCCGCCGAGCTCGGAGTGCGTCAGCACATCCACGCGGCCGAGTCGGCCTGGGAAGACGCCTACGTCCGTTCGGGCACGGGCGACCTCGCCAACCGGTGGCGCACGCTCGGGCGGGGCGACTTCGCGCTGCTCCGCGACGGCGGCGCCGGCCACGGGGTGATCCCGTACCTCGACTCGGTCGGCGCCCTCACTCCGCAGACGCACCTCGCGCACGTCATCTACGTCGACGCCGAGGACCGCCGGATGCTGCGCGAGCGCGGCGTCTCGGTGGCCCTCTGCCCCCGGTCGAACGCGGTCATCGGGCTCGCCCCGCCGCCGATCGGGCACTACCTGCGCGAAGGGAACCGGATCGCCGTGGGCACCGACTCGCTCTCGTCGTCGCCCAGCCTGAACGTGCTCGACGACGTGGCCGCGCTGTACTCGCTCGCCCGCCAGCAGGGGTACGCCGAGCCCGACCTGCACGAACGGCTGTTCGCCGCCGCGACCCTCGGCGGCGCGACCGCCCTGGGGCTCTCCGATGCGACGGTTCCGACCGGAAGCATCCGTGCCGGATCCCGCGCCGACCTCGCGGTGTTCCCCGTCGATGCGCGGACGCCCGCCGACGCACTCGCCGAGCTCGTCGAACACGGCAGTCCGCGCTCGCTCGCCACCATCATCGCCGGCCGGCGTCACCGGCCGGACACCCCCGACGCACAGACGGAGACCGCCCATGTCGCTCGCTGA
- a CDS encoding adenosylhomocysteinase, translating into MNGRIADPSLWREGQDRIDWARGFMPATASLAAELTASGIVSGVRIAISDVLEPKTATVALVLAEAGADVSVSCVGRNTDDAVAAALAHAGLPVYARSTDRAADDRENVLSLLDHRPEVIIDDGAGTIRLAHTDRPRILDAMIGATEQTTSGVRPLREMQRTGDLRIPVVAGNDARTKSLFDNAHGTGQAVVLAVADLIDESLAGASVVVAGFGRVGSGVARHAAALGARVTVSEVDPVAALQAAFAGFAVEPLIEAAAHADVLISTTGVAGTIDVAHLAALPDGAAVAVGGGVGQEIALDDARAAGAVEISRARKVSRLRLPSGRTVRVLDDGNCINVSAAEGNPVQIMDLSFGVQLAAVDHLIASRGTLPPAVHTLPRDVDDRVARHALASFGGAVDVPSAKQLAFLTSWRPSLDAD; encoded by the coding sequence GTGAACGGCCGGATCGCCGATCCCTCCCTGTGGCGCGAGGGCCAGGACCGCATCGACTGGGCACGCGGGTTCATGCCGGCCACCGCCTCGCTGGCGGCCGAGCTGACCGCATCCGGAATCGTCTCCGGCGTGCGCATCGCGATCTCCGACGTGCTCGAGCCGAAGACCGCGACGGTCGCGCTCGTGCTCGCCGAAGCCGGGGCCGACGTCTCGGTCTCGTGCGTCGGTCGCAACACCGACGACGCGGTCGCCGCCGCACTGGCCCACGCGGGCCTGCCCGTCTACGCCCGGTCGACCGATCGCGCAGCGGACGACCGCGAGAACGTGCTGTCGCTGCTCGATCACCGCCCCGAGGTGATCATCGACGACGGTGCCGGCACCATCCGTCTCGCCCACACCGACCGACCCCGCATCCTCGACGCGATGATCGGCGCCACCGAGCAGACGACGAGCGGTGTGCGGCCGCTGCGCGAGATGCAGCGCACGGGGGATCTGCGCATCCCCGTGGTCGCGGGCAACGACGCGCGCACGAAGTCGCTCTTCGACAACGCCCACGGCACGGGACAGGCGGTGGTGCTCGCGGTGGCCGACCTCATCGACGAGTCGCTCGCCGGCGCATCGGTGGTCGTCGCGGGATTCGGGCGGGTCGGCAGCGGCGTCGCCCGCCACGCGGCCGCCCTGGGCGCGCGGGTGACGGTGTCGGAGGTCGACCCGGTCGCCGCCCTGCAGGCCGCGTTCGCCGGATTCGCCGTCGAGCCCCTCATCGAGGCCGCCGCCCACGCCGACGTGCTCATCTCCACCACCGGGGTCGCCGGCACGATCGACGTCGCGCACCTGGCCGCGCTCCCCGACGGCGCCGCCGTCGCGGTCGGGGGCGGCGTCGGCCAGGAGATCGCCCTCGACGACGCCCGCGCCGCCGGCGCCGTCGAGATCTCCCGCGCGCGCAAGGTCTCGCGGCTGCGACTGCCCTCCGGCCGCACCGTGCGAGTTCTCGACGACGGCAACTGCATCAACGTCAGCGCCGCCGAGGGCAACCCGGTGCAGATCATGGACCTGTCGTTCGGGGTGCAGCTCGCCGCGGTCGATCACCTGATCGCCTCGCGCGGCACGCTCCCGCCGGCGGTTCACACGCTCCCTCGCGACGTGGACGACCGGGTGGCCCGCCACGCCCTCGCATCGTTCGGCGGCGCGGTCGACGTGCCGTCGGCGAAGCAGCTCGCCTTCCTGACATCCTGGCGACCGAGTCTCGACGCCGACTGA
- a CDS encoding DedA family protein, with protein sequence MTDTTLLVTAAAQSGGDGSWLSALADWTVSLMEVIGPAGAGAAIALENLFPPLPSEVVLPMAGLTASRGSFTLAEALIWTTLGSVVGAFVLYGIGAWLGAARLRRIAEWMPLMKGDDVDRTVAWFQKHGWAAVFFGRMIPIFRSLISIPAGVSRMPLWKFGLLTAAGSAVWNTIFVMAGFLLGENWHVIEQYADILQYVVIAVAVAAVVWFVVVRVRTIVRDRRERQLDGV encoded by the coding sequence ATGACCGACACCACCCTCCTCGTGACCGCTGCCGCGCAATCCGGCGGCGACGGTTCGTGGCTGTCCGCCCTCGCCGACTGGACCGTCTCGCTGATGGAGGTCATCGGACCGGCGGGAGCCGGTGCGGCGATCGCCCTCGAGAACCTCTTCCCCCCGCTCCCGAGCGAGGTCGTGCTGCCGATGGCCGGTCTCACCGCCAGCCGGGGGTCGTTCACCCTCGCCGAAGCGCTCATCTGGACGACGCTCGGCTCGGTCGTCGGGGCGTTCGTGCTCTACGGCATCGGAGCGTGGCTCGGAGCGGCGCGCCTGCGCCGCATCGCCGAGTGGATGCCGCTGATGAAGGGCGACGACGTCGACCGCACGGTCGCGTGGTTCCAGAAGCACGGCTGGGCGGCGGTGTTCTTCGGCCGGATGATCCCGATCTTCCGCAGCCTCATCTCCATCCCCGCCGGGGTCTCGCGCATGCCGCTGTGGAAGTTCGGCCTGCTCACGGCGGCTGGAAGCGCTGTCTGGAACACCATCTTCGTGATGGCCGGGTTCCTCCTCGGGGAGAACTGGCACGTCATCGAGCAGTACGCGGACATCCTCCAGTACGTCGTGATCGCCGTCGCCGTCGCGGCCGTGGTCTGGTTCGTCGTCGTGCGCGTGCGCACCATCGTGCGCGATCGCCGCGAGCGCCAGCTCGACGGTGTCTGA
- a CDS encoding histidine phosphatase family protein — translation MPADRLHLVRHGEVHNPRRVLYGRLPGFGLSAEGRRMARQAADYVHGLERPIGALVVSPLQRTRESAEPFEETFGIDPYIDERVIEPTNVFEGRQMRRALANPLNWRHLTRPAVPTWGEPYHRVVERMLEAMDDAWNRTDRGDVVVVSHQLPIWVTHLAVAGLPMKHDPRNRRCALSSVTTFERRGDPATGQRWVEIAYAEPATTAGAIDVGAV, via the coding sequence GTGCCTGCCGACCGTCTCCACCTCGTCCGTCATGGCGAGGTGCACAATCCGCGTCGCGTGCTCTACGGCCGTCTCCCCGGTTTCGGGTTGAGCGCCGAGGGGCGTCGCATGGCGCGCCAGGCCGCCGACTACGTCCACGGGCTCGAGCGGCCGATCGGCGCGCTCGTCGTCTCGCCCCTCCAGCGCACCCGGGAGTCGGCCGAGCCGTTCGAGGAGACCTTCGGTATCGACCCCTACATCGACGAACGCGTCATCGAGCCGACGAACGTGTTCGAGGGGCGTCAGATGCGGCGCGCCCTCGCCAATCCCCTGAACTGGCGGCACCTCACCCGCCCCGCCGTCCCGACCTGGGGAGAGCCCTACCACCGGGTCGTCGAGCGGATGCTGGAGGCGATGGACGATGCGTGGAACCGCACCGATCGCGGCGACGTCGTCGTCGTCTCGCACCAGCTCCCCATCTGGGTCACGCACCTCGCCGTCGCGGGCCTGCCCATGAAGCACGACCCCCGCAACCGGCGGTGCGCGCTCTCGAGCGTCACCACCTTCGAGCGGCGCGGTGACCCCGCGACCGGCCAGCGCTGGGTCGAGATCGCCTACGCCGAGCCGGCGACCACCGCCGGCGCCATCGATGTCGGAGCCGTGTGA
- a CDS encoding TlpA family protein disulfide reductase, whose product MRRLLAAAAAAALIVGLAACTSDPLASQYREGDNKGFIAGDFRVDEIPADERGEPVDFAGTTEHGDEVTSADYVGDVLVVNFWYAACGPCIVEAPRLEAAYTSFEGQDVSFLGVNTYDQAETAASFARDNNVSYPSVIDVNSGSVKLAFADKTPINATPTTLVIDKQGRVAARIIGELQESSILETLVRDALAETT is encoded by the coding sequence ATGCGCCGTCTTCTCGCGGCCGCCGCGGCCGCCGCCCTCATCGTGGGCCTCGCCGCCTGCACCAGCGACCCCCTCGCCTCTCAGTACCGCGAGGGTGACAACAAGGGGTTCATCGCCGGAGACTTCCGCGTCGATGAGATCCCCGCCGACGAGCGCGGTGAGCCGGTCGACTTCGCCGGCACGACCGAGCACGGCGACGAGGTGACCAGCGCCGACTACGTCGGCGACGTGCTCGTCGTCAACTTCTGGTACGCCGCGTGCGGTCCCTGCATCGTCGAGGCGCCGCGGCTGGAGGCCGCCTATACGTCGTTCGAGGGTCAGGACGTGTCGTTCCTCGGCGTGAACACCTACGACCAGGCCGAGACGGCCGCCTCGTTCGCCCGCGACAACAACGTGTCGTACCCGAGCGTGATCGACGTGAACTCCGGGTCGGTCAAGCTCGCCTTCGCCGACAAGACGCCGATCAACGCGACGCCCACCACGCTCGTGATCGACAAGCAGGGGCGCGTGGCCGCCCGCATCATCGGGGAGCTGCAGGAGTCCTCGATCCTCGAGACCCTCGTGCGCGACGCGCTGGCGGAGACCACGTGA
- a CDS encoding cytochrome c biogenesis CcdA family protein, with amino-acid sequence MNPGAVVFDGALWLAVPIALAAGLVSFLSPCVLPLVPGYLGFIGGTVAPRRGAASASPGRGRLVGGVLLFIAGFTLVFMTVNVLGGTVGRFFLQYADVITRIMGVVVILMGLVFIGLFGLAQRTMRVQAKSSVGLIGAPLLGIALGIGWTPCIGPTLAAIFSVSYNLGDPGRAALLGLAYSLGLGIPFLLLALGFGWATRSVSFVRRHIRVVNIVGGLFLIVLGLLMVTGVWGSLMSQLQGVMGNVPLPL; translated from the coding sequence GTGAACCCGGGCGCGGTCGTCTTCGACGGCGCCCTCTGGCTCGCGGTCCCCATCGCCCTGGCCGCGGGCCTCGTCTCCTTCCTCTCGCCGTGCGTGCTGCCGCTCGTTCCGGGCTACCTCGGTTTCATCGGCGGCACCGTCGCACCCCGTCGGGGCGCAGCATCCGCATCGCCCGGGAGGGGTCGCCTCGTCGGAGGCGTGCTGCTGTTCATCGCCGGGTTCACCCTCGTCTTCATGACGGTGAACGTGCTGGGCGGCACCGTCGGGCGCTTCTTCCTGCAGTACGCCGACGTGATCACCCGCATCATGGGCGTCGTCGTCATCCTCATGGGTCTCGTCTTCATCGGGCTGTTCGGGCTCGCCCAGCGCACCATGCGCGTGCAGGCCAAGAGCAGTGTCGGACTCATCGGCGCGCCCCTCCTGGGCATCGCGCTCGGCATCGGGTGGACCCCGTGCATCGGCCCGACGCTGGCCGCGATCTTCTCGGTGTCGTACAACCTGGGAGACCCGGGCCGCGCCGCCCTGCTGGGCCTGGCGTACTCGCTCGGTCTCGGCATCCCCTTCCTCCTCCTCGCGCTCGGCTTCGGCTGGGCGACGCGGTCGGTGTCGTTCGTCCGCAGGCACATCCGCGTCGTCAACATCGTCGGCGGGCTGTTCCTGATCGTGCTCGGCCTCCTCATGGTCACGGGCGTCTGGGGTTCGCTCATGTCGCAGCTGCAGGGGGTGATGGGAAATGTCCCGCTCCCGCTCTGA
- the resB gene encoding cytochrome c biogenesis protein ResB → MSRSRSDSSVPEDGPDDGSGSADPLRPSDHADGDVITSPSLGFVGWLRWGWRQLTSMRTALVLLLLLAIAAVPGSIVPQRSADPNGVTQYFADNPDLAPILDNLSLFDVYTSPWFSAIYLLLFISLVGCVLPRTRHHWKALRTRPPRTPARLARLDDYRETRVELREGEDAASVASSAVEAAQEQLRKSGYRVERYDARGALSVSAERGYLRETGNLVFHAALVGVLIAVGVGGGFTYTGQRVIVQGTTFTNTLLDYSSFNPGRFVNADNLVPYSMTLDQFDISYVPFGEQGAGQAGDFVAHMTTRLAGEEPQEGEVRVNHPLNVAGDRVYLLGNGYAPTITIRNAEGTAVYTDSVPFLPQDSNMTSLGVIKVPDGFPEQLGLIGFFYPTQAPLESGAFTSAYPSLANPVLTLNVYSGDLGIDGGTPRSVYTLDVNDMEQLTGGDTGIDSIELAPGETQDLPNGLGTITFDDASPEGAANLDQSVKRFVSLSIHRDIAAPWVLGFALLALAGLLAALFVPRRRMWVKVTPDGDAVRIEYAGLARGEDPTLAEAVTALEARHSLAFEARRHTPGSRITT, encoded by the coding sequence ATGTCCCGCTCCCGCTCTGATTCGTCCGTTCCCGAAGACGGCCCCGACGACGGGTCCGGCTCCGCCGATCCGCTGCGCCCGTCCGACCACGCCGACGGCGACGTGATCACCTCGCCCTCGCTCGGGTTCGTCGGGTGGCTGCGGTGGGGGTGGCGTCAGCTCACGAGCATGCGCACCGCGCTCGTGCTGCTGCTCCTCCTCGCGATCGCCGCGGTGCCCGGGTCGATCGTGCCCCAGCGCAGCGCCGACCCGAACGGCGTCACGCAGTACTTCGCCGACAATCCTGACCTCGCACCGATCCTCGACAACCTGAGCCTGTTCGACGTCTACACCTCGCCCTGGTTCTCGGCGATCTACCTCCTGCTGTTCATCTCGCTGGTCGGCTGCGTGCTGCCGCGCACCAGGCACCACTGGAAGGCGCTGCGCACCCGTCCGCCGCGCACCCCGGCGCGTCTGGCCCGCCTCGACGACTACCGCGAGACGCGCGTCGAGCTGCGCGAGGGCGAGGACGCCGCATCCGTCGCCTCCTCCGCCGTGGAGGCCGCCCAGGAGCAGCTGCGCAAGAGCGGCTACCGCGTCGAGCGGTACGACGCGCGCGGCGCGCTGTCGGTGTCGGCCGAGCGCGGCTACCTCCGAGAGACGGGCAACCTCGTCTTCCACGCTGCGCTCGTGGGCGTGCTCATCGCCGTCGGGGTCGGCGGCGGTTTCACCTACACCGGACAGCGCGTCATCGTGCAGGGCACGACCTTCACGAACACGCTGCTCGACTACTCGTCGTTCAACCCCGGGCGCTTCGTCAACGCCGACAATCTCGTTCCGTACTCGATGACGCTCGACCAGTTCGACATCTCCTACGTGCCGTTCGGGGAGCAGGGAGCGGGGCAGGCCGGCGACTTCGTGGCGCACATGACCACGCGCCTGGCGGGCGAGGAGCCGCAGGAGGGCGAGGTGCGCGTCAACCACCCCCTCAATGTCGCCGGAGACCGCGTGTACCTGCTCGGCAACGGGTACGCCCCCACGATCACGATCCGCAACGCGGAGGGCACGGCCGTCTACACCGACTCGGTGCCGTTCCTGCCCCAGGACAGCAACATGACCTCGCTCGGCGTCATCAAGGTCCCCGACGGCTTCCCCGAGCAGCTCGGCCTCATCGGCTTCTTCTACCCGACGCAGGCCCCGCTCGAGTCGGGGGCGTTCACCTCGGCCTACCCGTCGCTGGCGAACCCGGTGCTGACACTCAACGTCTACAGCGGCGACCTCGGCATCGACGGCGGAACCCCGCGTTCGGTGTACACGCTCGACGTCAACGACATGGAGCAGCTGACCGGCGGAGACACCGGCATCGACTCGATCGAACTCGCCCCGGGCGAGACGCAGGACCTCCCGAACGGTCTCGGCACCATCACCTTCGACGATGCCTCGCCGGAGGGGGCGGCGAACCTCGACCAGTCGGTGAAGCGGTTCGTGTCCCTCTCGATCCACCGCGACATCGCCGCACCGTGGGTGCTCGGCTTCGCTCTGCTCGCGCTGGCGGGACTGCTCGCCGCCCTGTTCGTCCCCCGGCGCCGCATGTGGGTCAAGGTCACCCCCGACGGCGACGCCGTCCGCATCGAGTACGCCGGACTCGCCCGCGGCGAGGACCCCACCCTTGCCGAAGCCGTCACCGCTCTCGAGGCCCGTCATTCCCTCGCCTTCGAGGCCCGCCGCCACACCCCCGGAAGTAGAATCACCACATGA
- the ccsB gene encoding c-type cytochrome biogenesis protein CcsB — translation MTGTEDALSFDAVSLLLVWTSIAVYVLAFIAYAVDLARRSDLAVKAQDAAEARELVAAGGGSVSGSATAFRQGAELPGKPRFVWARIGTTLTVLAFLFHFAGTVLRGLAAERVPWSNMYEFALTGTLIIVSVYLVTLFRYDLRFLGSFITGMTVVLLGGTLLSFYVEVTPLADPLKSVWLVVHVFVAAFATGLFALAFGLSVLQLLQARREARVAASAELAATEGAAAPKRIGLPFLRTIPTADALESLAYRFAIVGFIFWTFTLIAGSIWANDAWGRYWGFDTKEVWTFVIWVLYAGYIHARATRGWRGTRSAWLSIIGFTAVLFNFTIVNMFFKGLHVYSGLT, via the coding sequence ATGACCGGAACCGAAGACGCGCTCTCGTTCGACGCGGTCTCGCTGCTGCTCGTCTGGACATCGATCGCGGTCTACGTGCTCGCGTTCATCGCCTACGCGGTCGACCTCGCGCGCCGCTCCGACCTCGCCGTGAAGGCGCAGGATGCTGCGGAGGCCCGCGAACTGGTCGCCGCGGGAGGCGGGTCGGTCTCGGGTTCGGCCACCGCCTTCCGTCAGGGTGCCGAGCTCCCGGGCAAGCCCCGGTTCGTCTGGGCGCGCATCGGCACGACGCTCACGGTGCTGGCGTTCCTCTTCCACTTCGCCGGCACGGTGCTGCGCGGTCTCGCGGCCGAGCGCGTGCCGTGGTCGAACATGTACGAGTTCGCCCTGACCGGCACGCTCATCATCGTGTCGGTCTACCTGGTGACCCTGTTCCGTTACGACCTGCGGTTCCTCGGGTCGTTCATCACGGGCATGACGGTGGTGCTCCTCGGCGGCACTCTCCTCAGTTTCTACGTCGAGGTGACCCCTCTCGCCGATCCGCTGAAGTCGGTCTGGCTCGTGGTGCACGTCTTCGTCGCGGCCTTCGCCACCGGCCTGTTCGCGCTGGCCTTCGGACTGTCGGTCCTCCAGCTGCTGCAGGCCCGCCGAGAGGCTCGCGTCGCAGCATCCGCCGAGCTCGCGGCGACCGAGGGCGCCGCGGCCCCGAAGCGGATCGGACTGCCGTTCCTGCGGACGATCCCCACCGCCGACGCGTTGGAGTCGCTCGCCTACCGCTTCGCGATCGTCGGCTTCATCTTCTGGACCTTCACCCTGATCGCCGGCTCCATCTGGGCCAACGACGCGTGGGGCCGCTACTGGGGCTTCGACACGAAGGAAGTCTGGACCTTCGTGATCTGGGTGCTCTACGCCGGATACATCCACGCCCGCGCGACACGCGGCTGGCGCGGAACCCGCTCGGCCTGGCTGTCGATCATCGGGTTCACCGCGGTGCTGTTCAACTTCACCATCGTGAACATGTTCTTCAAGGGCCTGCACGTCTACTCCGGCCTCACGTGA